A genomic segment from Alkaliphilus flagellatus encodes:
- a CDS encoding protein rep has product MYHNDSTYSEINKVLKDVKNGKERPWQIHKKSTMELAESYKRLGMNKYYRVAECGTFLEFKRFTEDNSLKLNRSNFCKVRLCPMCSWRRSLKTFGQVSKVMDYALTQKDYRFIFLTLTCKNVYGENLS; this is encoded by the coding sequence ATGTACCACAATGATAGCACATATTCAGAAATAAATAAAGTATTAAAAGATGTTAAAAATGGTAAAGAAAGACCGTGGCAAATTCATAAGAAAAGTACAATGGAACTTGCTGAAAGCTATAAAAGATTAGGTATGAATAAATATTATCGAGTAGCTGAATGTGGTACTTTTTTAGAGTTTAAGCGATTTACTGAAGATAATAGTTTAAAGTTAAATAGGTCTAATTTTTGTAAAGTGAGGTTATGTCCTATGTGTAGCTGGAGAAGGTCGTTAAAAACGTTTGGTCAAGTATCTAAGGTTATGGATTATGCTCTTACGCAAAAAGATTATCGTTTTATTTTCTTAACTTTAACCTGTAAAAATGTTTATGGAGAAAATTTAAGTG